In the genome of Zygosaccharomyces rouxii strain CBS732 chromosome G complete sequence, the window CTCTTCTGTTTCATATTTCCTTGTTAGATTACACTTCCACATGTGGTAATGGTTCGTCATTGGTgatctgaaaaatttgaaaaatgtcAATAGTGATTATGATCAATGAGTATAAGCAGTTCAAGCTAGAACAATATAGTTAACATTGGAATAGCTTATCGAGATCCCCTCTGTATTTGCAATGGTCCGTAGTTTTAGCATCAAAGTCCCCGCATCCTCTGCCAACATTGGTCCAGGTTACGACGTCTTAGGTATTGGACTATCGCTATTCTTGGAATTAGAAGTTAGTATAGATCCAAAGGCAGCAAAAGATACCAACgatgatccaaataattgTAAATTGAGCTATACTGAAAACAGTGCTGGTTTTGAAACCGTCCCTTTGAAAAGTGACGCAAATTTAATCACTAGAACTGCACTATACGTTTTGCGTTGTAATGATATCAGAAATTTCCCATCAGGTACAAAGATAAAAGTTCACAATCCAATCCCATTAGGTCGTGGATTAGGTTCTTCAGGTGCCGCCGTAGTGGCAGGTGTTCTACTCGGTAACGAAGTTGGTCAATTGGGATTTACCAAAAGTAGAATGTTAGATTACTGTCTGATGATTGAGCGTCATCCTGACAATATCACAGCTGCCATGATGGGTGGATTCTGCGGATCATTCCTACGTGATTTAACTCCTCAAGAGGTggaaagaagagaaattcCACTAGCAGAAGTTCTGCCCGAACCAAGCGGTGGCGAAGATACCGGCCTAGtaccaccactaccaccaaCCGACATTGGCAGACACGTTAAATACAACTGGAATCCCAAGATTAAATGCATTGCAATTATACCCAGATTCGAATTATCTACAGCAGACTCAAGAGGCGTTCTACCAAAGGCTTACACTACCCAGGATGTGGTTTTCAACTTACAAAGGTTGGCCGTTCTCACAACTGCATTGACTCTGGATCCACCAAGTGCTCCTTTAATCTACCCTGCAATGCAAGATAGAGTACACCAACCTTACAGAAAAACTTTGGTTCCGGGTCTTACTGAGATCTTGTCAAGTTTGACTCCATCTACTTTCCCTGGATTGTTAGGTATCTGTCTTTCAGGTGCTGGTCCAACCATCTTGGCTCTAGCGACTGAAAATTTCGAAGATATTGCTCAAGAGATTATCAACAGATTTGCCAAGAAGAATGTCGAATGTTCATGGAAATTGTTAGAGTTGGCCTATGAAGGTGCCACTGTAGAACATTTGTAGAGTTACGATAAAAATGTGATAGACTAGTTGCCATCGATCTGTATACAGTTTGAATAAATGTACTATCAATCAGCGTTATCACCTTCTTGTACTTGCGATACTCGTTCCGAGTTACCCGGGCGCACTAAG includes:
- the THR1 gene encoding homoserine kinase (highly similar to uniprot|P17423 Saccharomyces cerevisiae YHR025W THR1 homoserine kinase) — translated: MVRSFSIKVPASSANIGPGYDVLGIGLSLFLELEVSIDPKAAKDTNDDPNNCKLSYTENSAGFETVPLKSDANLITRTALYVLRCNDIRNFPSGTKIKVHNPIPLGRGLGSSGAAVVAGVLLGNEVGQLGFTKSRMLDYCLMIERHPDNITAAMMGGFCGSFLRDLTPQEVERREIPLAEVLPEPSGGEDTGLVPPLPPTDIGRHVKYNWNPKIKCIAIIPRFELSTADSRGVLPKAYTTQDVVFNLQRLAVLTTALTLDPPSAPLIYPAMQDRVHQPYRKTLVPGLTEILSSLTPSTFPGLLGICLSGAGPTILALATENFEDIAQEIINRFAKKNVECSWKLLELAYEGATVEHL